A window of Festucalex cinctus isolate MCC-2025b chromosome 6, RoL_Fcin_1.0, whole genome shotgun sequence contains these coding sequences:
- the LOC144020654 gene encoding TRIO and F-actin-binding protein-like has translation MSRLDENDKWRKHWFVLDDESLKYYRDPEAEESDTVDGVIDLSTCVAVSDWHVEKNYGLQIQTKSAVFTLSAVTSRLRRNWVTLLKQAIQNNTHQSEIGSEKDYPLSRGPSSCQPAARFTCSGFEPAGSDSTAAHSPRAEGLHPPAGVDAHAEVSSDPQRKEEQEEGWERDWAKRLEERNRWFEDGVPFSEMGSQWDCMQLKRGSVPVPVIDTMDSEVSRKWMEFERLSFRDMSAQSLIGVQAYQTVTRQASDSRVDTQIRQSSTDKDEAFQRSSMEAPTTVNGSHIVQTNTAESLQKEALSLRKQMESIKKERAAMVIKVDSPCGPGAPCGARLEAMEAAHRKEVREVQEKHEREIGQLEAQRDRMLEEERHASAKAMEALRATHREELEKVRQLPGRDAHVDPSFRGHMPPVDVWDSELDVLSERFSEKCLQLSLAEESSQRRESDLECKERELQQLWRENQDLKAKLAEEIRRMRYFITGQRPDVTSLGNVAAEVETLLRAKENEVQSLKKEVSCLQSEVQSLTKEKETAYERYKEAYVELSDLKGRSGLELDSLNEHLRLVNAARQERAKEACDH, from the exons ATGTCTAGATTGGATGAAAACGACAAg TGGAGGAAACACTGGTTTGTTCTGGATGATGAGTCGCTGAAATATTACAGAGACCCCGAGGCTGAGGAG TCAGATACCGTGGACGGAGTGATTGACTTATCCACTTGTGTCGCTGTGTCGGACTGGcatgtggaaaaaaactacGGCCTCCAGATTCAa ACAAAGAGTGCAGTGTTCACTCTCTCTGCAGTGACCTCTAGATTGCGGCGGAACTGGGTGACGTTACTGAAGCAGGCCATCCAGAACAACACGCA ccaatcagaaattGGCAGCGAGAAAGACTACCCCCTCTCCCGCGGCCCGTCGTCATGCCAACCGGCTGCTCGCTTCACCTGCTCCGGCTTTGAGCCCGCAGGTTCCGACAGCACCGCTGCCCACTCCCCCCGAGCCGAAGGCCTGCATCCACCGGCAGGCGTGGACGCGCATGCGGAGGTGAGCTCAGACCCTCAGAGAAAAGAAGAACAGGAGGAGGGTTGGGAACGCGATTGGGCTAAGCGGCTGGAGGAGAGGAACAGGTGGTTTGAGGACGGTGTCCCCTTCAGCGAGATGGGCAGCCAGTGGGACTGCATGCAGCTGAAGAGGGGCAGCGTTCCCGTGCCCGTCATTGACACCATGGACTCGGAGGTCAGCAGGAAGTGGATGGAATTTGAGAGGCTGTCATTTAGGGACATGAGCGCGCAGTCACTCATCGGAGTCCAGGCGTATCAAACGGTCACGCGGCAGGCCTCTGATTCCCGTGTTGACACCCAGATTCGCCAGTCAAGCACCGATAAGGACGAAGCCTTTCAAAGGAGCTCAATGGAGGCGCCTACAACTGTAAACGGGTCACACATTGTTCAAACAAACACAGCTGAATCCCTTCAAAAGGAG GCCTTGTCCCTTAGGAAGCAAATGGAGAGCATTAAGAAAGAGCGCGCAGCCATGGTGATAAAAGTGGACAGCCCATGTGGACctggggccccctgtggggCCCGGCTTGAGGCCATGGAGGCAGCCCATCGGAAAGAAGTGCGGGAGGTGCAGGAGAAACACGAAAGGGAGATCGGCCAGTTGGAGGCACAAAGAGACAGGATGTTGGAGGAGGAGCGGCATGCTTCTGCAAAAG CCATGGAGGCTCTGAGAGCAACCCACAGAGAggagctggagaaggtcagGCAGCTGCCTGGGAGAGATGCACACGTGGATCCATCCTTTAGAGGGCACAT GCCGCCGGTGGACGTGTGGGACAGTGAGCTGGATGTGTTATCTGAGCGTTTCTCGGAGAAGTGCCTGCAGCTGAGCCTCGCTGAGGAGAGCAGCCAAAGAAGAGAAAGTGATCTAGAATGTAAAGAGAGAGAGTTGCAACAGCTTTGGAGAGAGAACCAG gatcTTAAAGCCAAGCTGGCAGAGGAGATTAGGCGCATGCGTTATTTCATCACAGGACAGAGGCCAGACGTGACGTCCCTCGGCAACGTGGCAGCAGAAGTTGAG ACGCTGCTCAGAGCCAAAGAAAATGAGGTGCAGTCTCTCAAGAAGGAGGTCAGCTGTCTACAAAGTGAAGTCCAGTCTCTCACTAAA GAGAAGGAGACGGCCTATGAGCGCTACAAGGAGGCTTATGTCGAGCTAAGTGACTTGAAGGGCCGAAGCGGTTTGGAGTTAGATTCTCTCAATGAACACTTGAGATTGGTCAATGCTGCACGACAGGAGAGAGCCAAGGAAGCCTGTGACCATTGA
- the smdt1b gene encoding single-pass membrane protein with aspartate-rich tail 1b, whose translation MATSVLRLSLRPNIRNAGLLGRNVSKKSCLNRTAQTRSAVSSSSGAILPKPDKTPFGLIRMTAVVVPFLYVGTLISKNFAALLEEHDIFVPEDDDDDD comes from the exons ATGGCGACGAGTGTTTTGCGGTTATCCCTGCGTCCCAACATCAGGAATGCTGGCCTGCTGGGTCGTAACGTTTCGAAAAAATCATGTCTCAACAGGACGGCGCAAACTCGAAGTGCCGTTTCGTCGTCGTCGGGGGCAATTCTACCAAAACCGGATAAA ACACCCTTTGGTCTCATTCGCATGACTGCAGTGGTGGTGCCATTCCTCTATGTGGGAACTCTGATCAGCAAGAACTTTGCCGCTCTCTTGGAGGAGCACGACATATTCGTACCggaggatgatgatgacgatgactgA